The Glycine soja cultivar W05 chromosome 8, ASM419377v2, whole genome shotgun sequence genome has a window encoding:
- the LOC114422136 gene encoding uncharacterized protein LOC114422136: protein MSSAAFKVGVLGSGISGAVCASTLARNGVSVTLFESARGPGGRMSQRRERTEDGTELHFDHGAPFFSVSKSEVLHLVQEWESRGLVAEWKEKFASFDFHTLKFNNIEQEGSSKRYVGVPGMNSICKALCNESGVESKFGVGIGRIEWLHDEKLWSLIGVDGQNLGQFKGLVASDKNIVSPRVAEVTGRTPPLDIKLVPELSEKLLDLPVKPCFIVMLAFAEPLSTVPVKAFSFENSEVLSRAYCDSSKPNRSTTSERWVLHSTAEYAEDIIAQTGLKKPSDITLNKVAEQLLQEFQSTGLITSQPFFKKAHRWGSAFPAASIAQEEKCLWDRNKRLAICGDFCVSPNVEGAIDSAFAAALRLKDSVSSL, encoded by the exons ATGAGTAGCGCCGCCTTTAAGGTCGGTGTGTTGGGGAGTGGAA TTTCAGGAGCCGTGTGTGCTTCAACTCTTGCCAGAAATGGGGTTTCTGTTACTCTCTTTGAGTCAGCTAGAGGCCCTGGTGGACGCATGTCCCAAAGAag AGAGAGAACTGAAGATGGGACGGAGCTGCATTTTGACCATGGTGCTCCATTTTTCTCGGTTAGCAAGTCTGAAGTTTTACATCTGGTTCAAGAGTGGGAATCAAGGGGTCTCGTAGCTGAATGGAAAGAGAAGTTTGCCTCGTTTGATTTTCACACACTTAAATTTAACAACATAGAGCAG gaaggATCAAGCAAGAGATATGTGGGTGTTCCGGGCATGAATTCTATATGCAAAGCATTATGCAATGAGAGTG GTGTGGAAAGCAAGTTCGGTGTGGGTATTGGAAGAATTGAATGGTTGCATGATGAGAAACTGTGGTCATTGATAGGGGTGGATGGACAAAATCTTGGTCAATTTAAGGGGCTTGTTGCATCAGACAAGAATATAGTTTCTCCCAGGGTTGCAGAAGTGACAGGAAGGACGCCACCACTTG ATATAAAATTGGTGCCAGAGTTGTCAGAAAAGTTGCTTGATCTTCCTGTTAAGCCATGTTTCATTGTAATGCTGGCATTTGCAGAGCCTCTATCAACG GTTCCAGTCAAAgccttttcttttgaaaattctGAAGTTTTAAGCCGGGCTTATTGTGATAGCAGCAAGCCAAACCGTTCTACTACAAG TGAAAGATGGGTTCTTCATTCTACAGCAGAATACGCAGAAGATATAATTGCTCAAACTGGACTCAAGAAGCCCTCAGACATTACACTCAACAAAGTGGCCGAACAGCTTTTGCAAGAATTTCAAAGCACGGGGCTTATCACATCTCAACCATTTTTCAAGAAAGCCCATAGATG GGGGAGTGCATTTCCTGCTGCTAGTATTGCCCAAGAGGAAAAATGTCTTTGGGACAGAAACAAGAGACTAGCTATCTGTGGAGACTTCTGTGTCAGTCCCAATGTTGAAGGTGCCATAGACAGTGCCTTCGCAGCAGCATTAAGGCTTAAAGATAGTGTCAGCTCTTTATAG
- the LOC114422135 gene encoding DExH-box ATP-dependent RNA helicase DExH12-like — protein sequence MAHLGGGAEAHARFKQYEYRANSSLVLTTDSRPRDTHEPTGEPESLWGKIDPKSFGDRAYRGRPPELDEKLEKAKNKKKKKDRDAAADDATAVPSKRRRVQHDSVLSTSDDGVYQPKTKETRAAYEAMLSVIQNQLGGQPLSIVSAAADEILAVLKNDTVKNPDKKKDIEKLLNPIPGHVFDQLVSIGKLITDFQEVVDVPNGSSAMDGEEGLDDDVGVAVEFEENEDDDEESDLDIVQDEEEDDEDVAEPNGSGAMQMGGIDDEDMEEGNEGMGLNVQDIDAYWLQRKISQAFEQQIDPQHCQKLAEEVLKILAEGDDREVENKLLFHLEFDKFSLIKFLLRNRLKIVWCTRLARAQDQEEREKIEEEMKGTELQPILEQLHATRASAKERQKNLEKSIREEARRLKDDTGGDGDKESRDRSRRGVADRDGESGWLKGQRQMLDLDSIAFTQGGFFMAKKKCDLPDGSYRHLSKGYEEIHVPALKAKPLDPNEKLVKISSMPDWAQPAFKGMTQLNRVQSKVYETALFKPDNLLLCAPTGAGKTNVAVLTILQQIARHRNPEDGSIDHSAYKIVYVAPMKALVAEVVGNLSNRLQEYDVKVRELSGDQSLTRQQIEETQIIVTTPEKWDIITRKSGDRTYTQLVKLLIIDEIHLLHDNRGPVLESIVARTVRQIETTKDYIRLVGLSATLPNYEDVALFLRVDLKKGLFYFDNSYRPVPLSQQYVGITVKKPLQRFQLMNDICYEKVMAVAGKHQVLIFVHSRKETAKTARAIRDAALANDTLGRFLKEDSASREILHTHTDLVKSNDLKDLLPYGFAIHHAGMTRTDRQLVEDLFADGHVQVLVSTATLAWGVNLPAHTVIIKGTQIYNPEKGAWTELSPLDVMQMLGRAGRPQYDSYGEGIIVTGHSELQYYLSLMNQQLPIESQFVSKLADQLNAEIVLGTVQNAREACNWIGYTYLYVRMLRNPSLYGIAPDVLTRDITLEERRADLIHTAATILDRNNLVKYDRKSGYFQVTDLGRIASYYYITHGSISTYNEHLKPTMGDIELCRLFSLSEEFKYVTVRQDEKMELAKLLDRVPIPIKESLEEPSAKINVLLQAYISQLKLEGLSLTSDMVFITQSAGRLLRALFEIVLKRGWAQLAEKALNLCKMGTKRMWSVQTPLRQFNGIPSDLLTKLEKKDLAWERYYDLSSQEIGELIRAPKMGRTLHKFIHQFPKLNLAAHVQPITRTVLRVELTITPDFAWDDRIHGYVEPFWVIVEDNDGEYILHHEYFMLKKQYIDEDHTLNFTVPIYEPLPPQYFIRVVSDRWLGSQTVLPVSFRHLILPEKYPPPTELLDLQPLPVTALRNSSYESLYKDFKHFNPVQTQVFTVLYNSDDNVLVAAPTGSGKTICAEFAILRNHQKGPDSVMRVVYVAPVEALAKERYRDWERKFGGGLKLRVVELTGETATDLKLLEKGQIIISTPEKWDALSRRWKQRKHVQQVSLFIIDELHLIGGQGGPILEVVVSRMRYIASQVENKSRIVALSTSLANAKDLGEWIGATSHGLFNFPPGVRPVPLEIHIQGIDITNFEARMQAMTKPTYTAIVQHAKNGKPALIFVPTRKHVRLTAVDMITYSGADSGEKPFLLRSAEELEPFLDKITDEMLKVTLREGVGYLHEGLNSLDHDIVTQLFEAGWIQVCVLNSSMCWGVTLLAHLVVVMGTQYYDGRENAQTDYPVTDLLQMMGHASRPLVDNSGKCVILCHAPRKEYYKKFLYEAFPVESHLHHFLHDNLNAEIVAGIIENKQDAVDYLTWTFMYRRLTQNPNYYNLQGVSHRHLSDHLSEMVENTLSDLEAGKCITIEDDMELAPLNLGMIASYYYISYTTIERFSSSVTSKTKMKGLLEILSSASEYAQLPIRPGEEEVVRKLINHQRFSFENPKVTDPHVKANALLQAHFSRQFVGGNLALDQKEVLLSANRLLQAMVDVISSNGWLSLALLAMEVSQMVTQGMWERDSMLLQLPHFTKDLAKKCQENPGKSIETVFDLLEMEDEERQKLLGMSDLQLLDIARFCNRFPNIDLSYEVLDSDNVRAGEVVTVLVTLERDFEGRTEVGPVDAPRYPKAKEEGWWLIVGDTKTNLLLAIKRVSLQRKLKAKLEFDAPADAGRKSYSLYFMCDSYLGCDQEYGFTVDVNADGGDEDSGRD from the exons ATGGCGCACCTAGGAGGAGGCGCTGAAGCGCACGCTCGTTTCAAGCAGTACGAGTACCGCGCGAATTCGAGTCTGGTCCTCACCACCGACTCGCGACCCCGCGACACGCATGAGCCCACCGGCGAGCCCGAGTCCCTGTGGGGGAAAATCGATCCCAAGAGCTTCGGTGACCGCGCTTACCGTGGACGGCCGCCGGAGCTCGACGAAAAGCTCGAGAAGGcgaagaacaagaagaagaagaaagaccGTGATGCTGCCGCTGATGATGCCACCGCTGTCCCCTCTAAGCGGCGTCGAGTCCAGCACGATAGCGTGCTCTCCACCTCCGATGACGGCGTGTACCAGCCGAAGACAAAAGAGACCCGCGCCGCCTATGAGGCGATGCTCAGCGTCATCCAGAACCAGCTCGGCGGCCAGCCCCTCAGCATTGTCAGCGCTGCCGCCGATGAGATCCTCGCCGTGCTAAAAAATGACACGGTTAAGAACCCTGATAAGAAGAAAGACATTGagaagcttttgaatcctataCCTGGCCATGTTTTTGACCAGCTTGTGTCCATTGGGAAATTAATTACTGATTTTCAGGAGGTTGTGGATGTTCCCAATGGGAGTTCCGCGATGGATGGTGAGGAGGGGCTTGATGATGATGTTGGTGTTGCTGTTGAGTTTGAGGAGAATGAGGATGATGATGAGGAGAGTGATTTGGATATTGTGCAGGATGAGGAGGAAGATGATGAGGATGTCGCGGAGCCAAATGGTTCCGGGGCTATGCAGATGGGTGGAATTGATGATGAGGATATGGAGGAGGGTAATGAAGGGATGGGTTTGAATGTGCAGGATATTGATGCTTACTGGCTTCAGAGGAAAATCTCTCAGGCTTTTGAGCAGCAGATTGATCCGCAGCACTGCCAGAAGCTTGCGGAGGAGGTGCTCAAGATTCTGGCTGAGGGGGATGATAGGGAGGTGGAGAACAAGCTTTTGTTTCACCTTGAGTTTGATAAATTCAGCCTCATTAAGTTTTTGTTGCGGAATAGGTTGAAGATTGTGTGGTGCACGCGGTTGGCGAGGGCGCAGGACCAGGAGGAGAGGGAGAAGATTGAGGAGGAGATGAAGGGGACGGAGTTGCAGCCAATTTTGGAGCAGTTGCACGCAACAAGGGCTTCTGCAAAGGAGAGGCAGAAGAATTTGGAGAAGAGTATTAGGGAAGAGGCTAGGAGGTTGAAGGATGATACTGGTGGAGATGGAGATAAGGAAAGTAGGGATAGGAGCAGGAGGGGGGTTGCTGATAGAGATGGGGAGAGTGGATGGTTGAAGGGTCAGCGCCAGATGCTTGATCTTGATAGCATTGCTTTCACTCAAGGTGGTTTTTTCATGGCTAAAAAGAAGTGTGACCTGCCTGATGGGTCTTATAGGCATCTCAGCAAGGGTTATGAAGAGATTCATGTGCCTGCCTTGAAGGCTAAACCGCTTGATCCTAATGAGAAGCTCGTGAAGATATCTTCTATGCCTGATTGGGCACAGCCAGCTTTCAAAGGAATGACTCAGTTAAATAGGGTGCAGAGCAAGGTTTATGAGACTGCCCTTTTCAAGCCTGATAATCTTCTGCTCTGTGCTCCAACTGGGGCTGGAAAAACTAATGTTGCAGTGCTGACGATACTTCAACAAATTGCACGGCACAGGAATCCTGAAGATGGTTCGATTGACCATAGTGcttataaaattgtttatgtTGCACCTATGAAAGCTCTTGTGGCTGAGGTTGTTGGGAACTTGTCCAATAGATTGCAGGAATATGATGTTAAAGTTAGGGAGCTCAGTGGAGATCAGTCACTAACCCGGCAACAGATAGAAGAAACTCAGATTATTGTGACAACTCCTGAGAAGTGGGATATTATCACTCGAAAGTCGGGTGATCGCACTTATACACAGCTTGTAAAGCTTCTTATCATTGATGAGATTCATCTACTTCATGATAACAGAGGACCTGTTCTGGAAAGTATTGTTGCTAGAACGGTAAGGCAGATTGAAACCACAAAGGACTATATTCGGTTGGTTGGATTGTCTGCTACTCTCCCTAATTATGAAGATGTTGCATTGTTTTTGCGTGTTGATCTGAAGAAGGggttgttttattttgataatagttATAGACCTGTTCCTCTTTCTCAACAGTATGTTGGAATCACAGTGAAGAAGCCACTTCAGAGGTTCCAGTTGATGAATGATATCTGTTATGAGAAAGTTATGGCCGTGGCTGGAAAACATCAGGTTCTTATCTTTGTACATTCAAGGAAAGAAACTGCCAAAACTGCTAGAGCCATCAGAGATGCTGCACTTGCAAATGACACTCTTGGTAGATTTCTTAAAGAAGACAGTGCAAGTCGTGAGATTCTTCATACTCATACTGATCTTGTCAAGAGCAATGATCTTAAAGATCTTCTGCCATATGGTTTTGCTATTCATCATGCTGGTATGACCAGGACAGATCGCCAGCTTGTTGAGGATCTCTTTGCTGATGGACATGTGCAAGTGTTGGTTTCTACTGCGACCCTTGCTTGGGGTGTGAATCTACCTGCTCATACAGTTATAATTAAAGGGACACAGATTTATAATCCCGAAAAGGGGGCCTGGACTGAATTAAGTCCTCTTGATGTGATGCAGATGCTTGGTCGTGCTGGAAGGCCCCAATATGACTCATATGGTGAGGGAATAATTGTTACTGGCCATAGTGAGTTGCAGTATTACCTCTCTCTTATGAACCAACAACTTCCTATTGAAAGTCAGTTTGTGTCCAAGCTGGCTGATCAGCTGAATGCAGAAATTGTTCTTGGTACTGTACAAAACGCTAGGGAGGCCTGTAATTGGATTGGATACACCTACTTGTATGTCCGTATGTTGAGGAATCCTTCATTATATGGTATAGCACCTGATGTCCTAACAAGAGATATAACATTGGAAGAGAGAAGGGCTGATTTA ATTCATACGGCTGCAACCATCTTGGATAGAAATAATTTGGTGAAGTATGATAGGAAGAGTGGATATTTTCAGGTCACTGACTTGGGTCGTATTGCCAGCTACTACTACATAACACACGGATCCATATCCACATATAACGAGCATTTGAAGCCTACAATGGGGGACATAGAGCTTTGTCGATTGTTCTCTTTGAGTGAAGAATTCAAGTATGTAACAGTAAGGCAAGATGAGAAGATGGAGCTAGCAAAGCTTTTGGATCGTGTTCCCATCCCCATCAAGGAAAGTCTGGAAGAGCCTAGTGCTAAGATCAATGTTTTGTTGCAAGCCTACATTTCACAATTAAAGCTTGAAGGACTCTCGCTGACCTCTGATATGGTCTTTATAACTCAG agTGCTGGACGTCTTTTGCGAGCTCTTTTTGAGATTGTCTTGAAACGTGGCTGGGCGCAGTTGGCTGAGAAGGCTTTGAACTTATGCAAAATGGGGACCAAGAGGATGTGGAGTGTCCAGACACCTCTTCGTCAGTTCAATGGAATTCCAAGTGATTTATTAACGAAGTTGGAGAAGAAAGATTTGGCTTGGGAAAGGTATTATGACCTATCATCACAAGAGATAGGTGAACTCATTCGTGCACCGAAGATGGGAAGGACTCTTCATAAGTTTATCCACCAGTTTCCTAAATTGAACCTTGCTGCACATGTGCAGCCAATTACTCGCACAGTTTTGAGGGTGGAGCTGACGATAACTCCAGACTTTGCATGGGATGACAGAATTCATGGATATGTTGAACCTTTTTGGGTGATTGTTGAGGATAATGATGGAGAATATATTCTTCACCATGAATATTTTATGCTGAAAAAGCAATATATTGATGAGGACCACACACTGAACTTCACAGTGCCAATATACGAGCCTCTTCCCCCTCAGTACTTTATCCGTGTTGTTTCAGATAGATGGCTTGGATCACAAACTGTTTTACCCGTTTCTTTCAGGCATTTAATCTTACCTGAAAAGTACCCTCCACCAACTGAACTACTGGATCTGCAACCACTTCCTGTGACTGCCTTGCGAAATTCGTCATATGAATCTCTTTATAAGGATTTTAAGCATTTTAATCCTGTTCAGACACAAGTCTTCACAGTTCTGTATAATTCTGATGACAATGTCTTAGTTGCTGCTCCAACAGGGAGCGGTAAGACTATATGTGCAGAGTTTGCTATTTTGAGGAATCATCAAAAAGGGCCTGATAGTGTCATGCGTGTCGTTTATGTTGCACCCGTTGAAGCTCTTGCCAAGGAGCGGTATCGTGATTGGGAGAGGAAATTTGGAGGTGGTCTTAAATTGAGGGTGGTTGAATTGACTGGAGAAACTGCGACCGACTTGAAACTGCTTGAGAAAGGTCAGATTATTATTAGTACCCCTGAGAAATGGGATGCTTTATCTCGCCGCTGGAAACAGAGGAAACATGTTCAACAAGTTAGTCTTTTCATCATTGATGAGCTCCACTTGATTGGAGGTCAAGGAGGTCCTATTTTAGAGGTTGTAGTCTCCAGGATGAGATATATTGCCAGTCAGGTTGAGAACAAGAGTCGTATTGTGGCTTTGTCTACCTCACTTGCGAATGCAAAAGATCTGGGAGAATGGATCGGAGCTACCTCCCATGGCCTTTTCAATTTCCCCCCTGGTGTTCGTCCTGTGCCTTTGGAAATTCACATTCAGGGCATAGATATTACTAATTTTGAGGCAAGGATGCAGGCAATGACCAAGCCAACTTACACTGCAATTGTTCAACATGCCAAGAATGGAAAACCTGCTCTCATATTTGTACCTACAAGGAAGCATGTCCGACTTACAGCTGTGGATATGATTACATACTCAGGTGCAGATAGTGGGGAGAAGCCATTTTTATTGCGGTCAGCCGAAGAgcttgaaccttttcttgacAAGATTACTGACGAAATGTTGAAAGTTACTTTACGGGAAGGAGTTGGATACTTGCATGAGGGATTGAACAGTCTTGATCATGACATTGTGACTCAGCTATTTGAAGCTGGCTGGATACAAGTCTGTGTTTTAAACAGTTCCATGTGTTGGGGAGTGACTTTATTGGCTCATTTGGTAGTTGTGATGGGCACACAATACTATGATGGGCGGGAGAATGCACAGACAGATTACCCCGTTACTGATCTTCTGCAGATGATGGGTCATGCCAGCCGTCCTTTGGTAGACAATTCTGGAAAATGCGTCATCTTGTGCCATGCTCCTCGAAAGGAGTACTACAAGAAGTTTTTATATGAAGCTTTCCCGGTTGAAAGCCATCTTCACCACTTCTTGCATGATAACTTGAATGCTGAAATTGTTGCTGGAATTATTGAGAACAAGCAAGATGCTGTAGATTATCTTACGTGGACATTCATGTACAGGCGGCTCACACAGAATCCCAATTATTACAACTTGCAAGGAGTTAGTCACAGACATCTTTCTGATCACCTCTCAGAGATGGTGGAAAATACTTTGAGTGATTTAGAAGCGGGCAAGTGCATTACAATTGAGGATGATATGGAGCTTGCTCCTCTCAATCTTGGAATGATTGCATCCTATTATTACATCAGTTACACAACAATTGAAAGGTTTTCATCATCTGTGActtcaaaaactaaaatgaaggGTCTTTTGGAGATTCTGTCTTCAGCTTCAGAGTATGCTCAGCTTCCAATACGACCTGGAGAGGAAGAGGTTGTTCGTAAGTTAATTAATCACCAGAGGTTTTCCTTTGAAAACCCCAAGGTTACAGATCCGCATGTTAAAGCTAATGCTTTGCTTCAGGCCCATTTCTCTAGGCAATTTGTTGGTGGGAACCTTGCATTGGACCAGAAGGAGGTGCTTCTTTCTGCAAATAGACTGCTTCAGGCAATGGTAGATGTGATATCGAGCAACGGTTGGCTGAGCCTGGCCTTACTTGCTATGGAAGTCAGTCAAATGGTGACACAGGGAATGTGGGAACGCGACTCCATGCTGCTTCAACTTCCTCATTTCACAAAGGATCTGGCTAAGAAATGCCAGGAGAACCCAGGGAAGAGTATAGAAACTGTGTTTGATTTATTAGAAATGGAGGATGAGGAGAGGCAAAAATTGTTGGGCATGTCAGATTTGCAGTTGTTGGATATTGCCCGATTTTGTAACCGATTCCCTAATATTGATTTGTCATATGAGGTGCTGGACAGTGACAATGTGCGGGCTGGGGAGGTTGTCACTGTGCTGGTCACTCTTGAGCGGGATTTTGAGGGAAGGACAGAAGTAGGACCTGTTGACGCTCCCAGGTATCCAAAAGCCAAGGAGGAAGGGTGGTGGCTCATTGTTGGTGATACCAAAACCAATCTGTTGCTTGCCATTAAACGGGTTTCCCtgcagcggaaattaaaagccAAACTGGAATTTGATGCTCCTGCTGATGCTGGAAGGAAATCCTATTCGCTTTATTTCATGTGTGATTCATACTTGGGTTGTGATCAGGAGTATGGTTTCACCGTTGATGTTAATGCTGATGGCGGTGATGAAGATAGCGGCAGAGACTGA
- the LOC114422137 gene encoding photosystem II 10 kDa polypeptide, chloroplastic-like, with amino-acid sequence MASSVMASVALKPAPFTVEKSSVRGLPSLSRNSSSFRVVASGGKKIKTDKPYGINGGMALREGVDASGRKGKGKGVYQFVDKYGANVDGYSPIYDTKDWSPTGDVYAGGTTGLAIWAVTLLGLLAGGALLVYNTSALAQ; translated from the exons ATGGCCTCTTCAGTGATGGCATCTGTGGCCCTCAAACCTGCCCCTTTCACTGTTGAGAAGTCCTCAGTTAGAGGCCTTCCCTCCCTCTCAAGGAACTCCTCTTCATTCAGAGTTGTGGCCAGTGGTGGCAAGAAGATCAAGACTGACAAGCCTTATG GAATTAATGGTGGCATGGCTTTGAGGGAAGGAGTTGATGCATCTGGCAGGAAAGGAAAG GGAAAGGGCGTTTACCAGTTTGTAGACAAATACGGTGCTAATGTCGATGGTTACAG TCCTATCTACGACACCAAGGACTGGTCTCCAACCGGTGATGTCTACGCTGGCG GTACGACTGGCTTGGCTATCTGGGCTGTGACTCTACTTGGTCTTCTTGCTGGTGGTGCACTTCTTGTCTACAACACAAGTGCTTTGGCGCAATAA